The genome window ATGCGGCTGGTCGGCGACCCTAATCGCCCGCGGCTGATCACGATCAAGAGCGGGAGGGATCATACGGACGCGCTGTGCAAGATGACCGCCGATCGTCTCGACTCACTCGAGGCACTGGATCTCTCAGGCTATATCTTCAAGAAGGACTCGCCGAGCTGCGGTGTCGAGCGGGTCCGGATCTATAACCAGCATGGCATGCCCAGCCGGAATGGCATCGGTATTTTCGCACGTGCATTTATCAAACGGTTTCCCCTGATCCCAGTCGAGGAGGAAGGGCGGCTCTGTGATCCGTCTCTGCGCGAGAACTTCATCGAGCGCATCTTCTGTTACCATCGGTACCTGGACCTCGTGGGCCGGGGAGTGACCAGACAGGCAGTGGTGCGATTCCACACAATTCATAAATTCTTGCTGCTGGCACACAGCCAGCCCCACTACCAAGTCCTTGGGCGGCTGGTAGGTCGGGCCGACCAGTATCGTACCAAGGAGTTGGCCGCAAAATACGGGGAGCTCTTCATGAAAGCGTTGGCCGTGAGAGCAACCGCCCGCAAGCACGTGAATGTGCTGCATCATATTCTCGGCTACTTCAAGAACCGATTAGAGGCCGAGGACAAATCGGAACTCTTAGGCGTGATCGAAGACTATCATCGAGGGCTCACGCCCCTGATCGTCCCGCTGACGCTGATCAAGCACTACGTCCGCAGATTCGACGTGGGCTACATTCAGGACCAGGTCTATCTCAACCCGCATCCAAAGGAACTGATGCTTCGGAATCACGTCTAGGATGAGTCCTGGCGGTGCCACAACGTGGAATCGTTCCATTATAGACACTGCGCAAGTTGTGGCATAGGAGAGATGACGAGGCCCCGTTATCTCACGTACACGACTCCAGGCAGATCCTTGAGATCCGCATCACTCGTGATCACCTCGGCCTCCTGATCTTTGGCCGTGGCATAGACGATCGCATCGGCCATCGCCAATCCGTGTCGCAGACTTAAGTCAGCAGCCAAGAACGCGATCGATTCCGTCAAGGGAATGACCTGGGTCGCGTTCAGCCGTCCGGCAAACAATAACGCCGTCTCTTCACCTTGCTCGCGTTTGATCTTCTTGTATACCTCGTACAGAACGACAGTTGGGGTAATGAGCTGATACCGAGGGGTCAGATAGGCGGCATACTGTTCACTGAGAGGACCGCCTGTGAAGAATTCGATCCACCCGCTAGAATCTAAGAGGATCTTCACAGTCGCTCTTTCTTCTCTCGCACATCCGTGTTTGACATCCCTTTGAGAGCACCTTTCAAGGCTTTCAGTGGGACCTCGGGTACCAAGGTAATCACTCCGCCCTTTTCGACGACTTGCAGGCGCTGTCGTGGGTTCAAGTGGAGCTTCTCTCGCACCTCCTTGGGTATGACGACCTGGAACTTCGATGAAATGGTTGTCGTAGCCATACAGCCTCCTTACGATTTAACTATCGATCATACTATCGTCTTACCATCTATTCGTCAACTGTTGCAGATGTCGTTCATACTGTAATACAGTACTATTCACTTTGCATGACACAGGAGGGCTTATGAAAACTCAAATGCTCCAGTTTCGGGTCAACGATGAGGAAAAGGCGCTGATCGAGAAGTGCGCCAAGAAAGAAGGCATGACGGTTTCGGAATACGTCCGGGCCAGCATGCTCATGTCCATGGTCATGGATGGAGAACTGCAGGCCCTGAAGATCATCGGACGGACGATCGGTCTGAAGGCCATGGACTCCCTGAACCGTCGGCTGCGGACCAGCCTCAATGAGGAGTGAGCGGCTACCTGGCGCACCGGGTGGCGCACGCCAGCCGGGCGCCAAAAAGCCCCCGACTGGTAATACGGGGGCGCAAATCGCAAAGGGGCGAAAATGAATGTTTCCAATGGATTAACTACCAACCCTGCTCACATGAGAGTACTCCGACAGGGAAAACAAGAGTCTCCGGTGCTGGCACAGCGAACCTGCCTACGGTGTGGGAACGCGTGGTGGCCACGCTCTCACCGCAAGCCCAAGCGCTGTGCCCGGTGCAAGAATCCGTATTGGGATCGGCCACGCCAGGAAAAACGCCCTCCTACGCCACAAAGCTTCGAGGCCTTAACCAAGGCGCTCCAGGAGAAGGTGTATCGGAAGCTCGGTATTCGAGTGCAACCAGAGCCAGCCCAGGATCGCTCATTGGCCAAGGCCGTGGCGCTCCTGAAAGAGATGAAAAGTGGGGGGCTCTCGTGGCAG of Nitrospiraceae bacterium contains these proteins:
- a CDS encoding type II toxin-antitoxin system VapC family toxin, whose product is MKILLDSSGWIEFFTGGPLSEQYAAYLTPRYQLITPTVVLYEVYKKIKREQGEETALLFAGRLNATQVIPLTESIAFLAADLSLRHGLAMADAIVYATAKDQEAEVITSDADLKDLPGVVYVR
- a CDS encoding DUF523 and DUF1722 domain-containing protein, encoding MTPAPLRLGISRCLLGDEVRFDGGHKRDHFLTDVFGRYVEWVPICPEVEAGLGTPREAMRLVGDPNRPRLITIKSGRDHTDALCKMTADRLDSLEALDLSGYIFKKDSPSCGVERVRIYNQHGMPSRNGIGIFARAFIKRFPLIPVEEEGRLCDPSLRENFIERIFCYHRYLDLVGRGVTRQAVVRFHTIHKFLLLAHSQPHYQVLGRLVGRADQYRTKELAAKYGELFMKALAVRATARKHVNVLHHILGYFKNRLEAEDKSELLGVIEDYHRGLTPLIVPLTLIKHYVRRFDVGYIQDQVYLNPHPKELMLRNHV
- a CDS encoding AbrB/MazE/SpoVT family DNA-binding domain-containing protein — translated: MATTTISSKFQVVIPKEVREKLHLNPRQRLQVVEKGGVITLVPEVPLKALKGALKGMSNTDVREKKERL
- a CDS encoding DUF6290 family protein; the protein is MKTQMLQFRVNDEEKALIEKCAKKEGMTVSEYVRASMLMSMVMDGELQALKIIGRTIGLKAMDSLNRRLRTSLNEE